The following are encoded together in the Leptospira langatensis genome:
- the fsa gene encoding fructose-6-phosphate aldolase, translated as MELYLDTANVDEIKEIASYGLLDGVTTNPSLIAKSGRNFKEVIKEICAIVAGPVSAEVLATKHEDMLKEADELVQIAPNVVIKVPLIPEGLKTVVKLTEKGIPTNVTLCFSAPQALLAAKAGATYISPFIGRVDDTSWDGMELISEIREIYDNYGFETKILAASIRGPIHLKESALRGADCATMPISAYQQLFKHPLTDIGLEKFLEDAKKLKW; from the coding sequence GTGGAATTATATTTGGACACAGCCAATGTGGACGAGATCAAAGAGATCGCGTCCTACGGACTTTTGGACGGAGTTACGACCAACCCTTCTCTTATCGCTAAATCCGGTCGCAATTTCAAAGAAGTGATCAAAGAGATCTGTGCGATCGTTGCAGGACCGGTCAGTGCGGAAGTGCTTGCGACCAAACACGAAGACATGTTGAAAGAAGCAGACGAGTTAGTACAGATCGCTCCGAATGTTGTGATCAAAGTGCCTCTTATTCCGGAAGGACTGAAGACAGTAGTCAAACTGACGGAGAAAGGAATTCCGACTAACGTTACCCTTTGCTTCTCCGCTCCTCAGGCCTTACTCGCAGCGAAGGCGGGAGCGACTTATATCTCCCCGTTTATCGGACGAGTCGACGATACGTCCTGGGACGGAATGGAACTCATCTCTGAGATCAGAGAGATCTATGATAATTATGGATTCGAGACCAAGATCCTGGCAGCGTCTATCCGCGGACCGATCCATTTGAAAGAATCAGCGTTGAGAGGAGCCGACTGCGCTACTATGCCAATCTCTGCTTACCAGCAGCTCTTCAAGCATCCCCTAACCGATATCGGCTTAGAGAAATTCCTAGAAGATGCCAAAAAACTGAAATGGTGA
- the fliS gene encoding flagellar export chaperone FliS translates to MSLARKSTASVEQYKSNEISTVSQGKLIVMLYEGAIRFLNVAIENNTPRKYDVVNNHILKAQEIITELMLALNMENGGEVANNLLGIYVYIKKRLLEANMKKDTEILQEIIKYLEDLKAAWEEIEKKEKAASVVQMPSPASRGTGLSLQG, encoded by the coding sequence ATGTCACTTGCCAGAAAATCGACGGCTTCGGTCGAACAGTACAAATCCAATGAAATTTCTACTGTAAGTCAGGGAAAGCTCATCGTAATGCTATATGAAGGAGCCATTCGCTTCTTAAACGTAGCCATCGAGAACAACACACCCCGCAAGTACGACGTGGTGAACAATCATATTCTCAAAGCACAAGAAATCATCACCGAGCTTATGCTGGCCTTGAACATGGAAAATGGGGGAGAGGTCGCAAACAATCTGCTCGGAATTTATGTTTATATCAAAAAGCGCCTTCTCGAAGCAAATATGAAGAAGGATACCGAGATCCTACAAGAGATCATCAAGTATCTGGAAGATCTAAAAGCGGCTTGGGAAGAGATCGAGAAGAAGGAAAAGGCCGCTTCCGTAGTGCAAATGCCAAGTCCAGCCTCCAGAGGCACAGGGCTCTCACTCCAAGGTTAA
- a CDS encoding MBOAT family O-acyltransferase — protein MNFTSLEFLFFFCLVFLVYWNLPDRFKKHFLVLASAFFYAFASWKFLFHLISVVLVNWILVRFFLGRKWFLFVSIGFNVLNLAFFKYFYFFADLVGTVLGLSSLQSKPALDSILSNALHWKGFEVVLPLTVSYYTFQLISLAVDKKKGLIQEEITLSKIASFIFLFPVMIAGPILRFNDVSSQFDSPKMEKEDMVDGLWLVVIGLFKKSVVSILMSGSIFQVFAEPASFSGGALLSTVYFFAIYLYLDFSGLTDIARGMGRLLGFQLPQNFKAPFFFSSFGDFWRRWHLTFSFWIRDYLYIPLGGSRSGTLRTCLNYLIAFGLGGLWHGANLNYLLWGLLTGFYLSLERVFADLKIKLIPEIPYVKRIFVYLAILNIYSISWVLFFTPDFSSALQAVQRIFTWANGIDFPNMEPCIFAFLVAVLFHSAEEWPEKFKASFKWKIVLLPVVWILVLLALPNGNADFFYGQF, from the coding sequence ATGAATTTTACCAGTTTAGAATTTTTATTTTTTTTCTGTTTGGTTTTTCTGGTTTATTGGAATCTTCCGGATCGTTTTAAGAAACATTTCCTGGTCTTAGCTTCCGCGTTCTTCTATGCTTTCGCTTCTTGGAAGTTCTTATTCCATTTGATCAGCGTGGTCTTAGTGAATTGGATCTTGGTGCGTTTCTTTTTGGGAAGAAAATGGTTCCTATTCGTATCGATCGGGTTCAATGTCCTGAACCTGGCCTTCTTCAAGTATTTCTATTTTTTTGCGGATCTTGTAGGAACTGTTTTAGGACTTTCCTCTCTACAGAGTAAGCCTGCTCTGGATTCCATCCTTTCTAACGCCTTGCATTGGAAAGGATTCGAAGTTGTACTTCCTTTGACTGTAAGCTATTATACCTTCCAGTTGATCTCGCTGGCGGTGGATAAGAAGAAGGGGCTGATCCAAGAAGAGATCACTCTAAGTAAGATCGCCTCTTTCATTTTTCTTTTTCCTGTGATGATCGCAGGGCCAATCTTGCGATTTAACGACGTCTCTTCTCAATTCGATTCTCCCAAAATGGAAAAAGAAGATATGGTGGATGGTCTTTGGTTAGTCGTGATCGGCCTATTCAAGAAATCCGTCGTTTCCATCCTGATGTCCGGTTCTATTTTCCAAGTTTTTGCGGAACCTGCTTCTTTTTCGGGAGGAGCTCTTTTGAGTACAGTGTACTTTTTCGCGATCTATTTGTATCTGGACTTTTCCGGACTCACGGATATTGCCAGAGGAATGGGGAGATTACTCGGTTTTCAACTTCCTCAAAACTTTAAGGCTCCGTTCTTCTTTAGTAGCTTTGGCGATTTTTGGCGTCGCTGGCATTTGACCTTTTCTTTTTGGATCAGGGATTACCTGTATATCCCTCTCGGCGGTTCCCGTTCGGGCACCTTAAGGACTTGCCTGAATTATCTGATCGCTTTCGGTTTGGGGGGACTCTGGCACGGAGCCAATCTGAATTATCTGCTCTGGGGACTTTTGACCGGATTCTATCTATCTTTAGAAAGAGTCTTCGCGGATCTGAAGATCAAGCTCATTCCTGAGATCCCTTATGTAAAACGTATATTCGTATATCTTGCTATACTAAATATCTATAGTATCTCTTGGGTGCTCTTCTTTACTCCCGATTTTTCCTCCGCATTACAAGCGGTGCAAAGGATCTTTACTTGGGCGAATGGGATTGATTTCCCGAATATGGAGCCATGTATCTTTGCGTTCCTGGTCGCGGTTCTGTTCCATTCTGCGGAAGAATGGCCTGAAAAATTCAAGGCATCCTTTAAATGGAAGATCGTGCTTCTTCCTGTGGTTTGGATCTTGGTATTGCTTGCGTTACCGAATGGGAATGCTGACTTCTTTTACGGACAGTTTTAG
- the purN gene encoding phosphoribosylglycinamide formyltransferase — MASLIPKNRKKLVFLASGRGSNFEAVLNCIRKGKIRGIPAFLVTDNPQAQAIQLASQYKVQSKVLDFKSFPKKEDYHTELLRTLIEISPDLIVACGYMRILKPEIIRAFPNRIINIHPSLLPAFTGLNAQKQALEYGVKVAGCTAHFVDEGVDSGPIILQGTVKIEEKMTERELTLAILKEEHKILPLAVGLFCDDRLSIKDRKVSIL, encoded by the coding sequence TTGGCAAGTCTGATTCCCAAAAACAGAAAAAAGCTTGTTTTTTTAGCTTCTGGCCGGGGGAGCAATTTTGAAGCGGTCCTAAACTGTATCCGAAAGGGAAAAATCCGCGGAATCCCCGCTTTTTTAGTCACGGATAATCCGCAGGCCCAGGCAATCCAACTCGCCTCCCAATACAAGGTCCAGTCCAAGGTCTTGGACTTCAAATCCTTCCCCAAAAAAGAAGACTATCATACAGAACTCTTGAGAACTCTAATAGAGATCTCTCCCGACCTCATCGTTGCCTGCGGATACATGAGGATCTTAAAGCCGGAGATCATCCGAGCCTTTCCGAATCGGATCATCAATATCCATCCTTCCCTTCTTCCGGCATTTACGGGACTGAACGCTCAGAAACAGGCTCTGGAATACGGGGTCAAGGTCGCAGGCTGCACCGCTCATTTCGTGGACGAGGGAGTGGATTCCGGACCCATCATTTTGCAAGGAACTGTGAAAATCGAGGAGAAGATGACGGAAAGAGAATTGACTCTTGCCATTCTCAAAGAGGAACATAAAATCCTGCCTCTCGCAGTTGGACTTTTCTGCGACGATCGGCTCTCCATAAAAGACAGGAAGGTCTCAATCCTCTAG
- the purH gene encoding bifunctional phosphoribosylaminoimidazolecarboxamide formyltransferase/IMP cyclohydrolase, with amino-acid sequence MIKITRALVSVSDKTGLIGFAKYLESKGVEIISTGGTLKTLTENGIKAIAIDDYTGFPEILDGRVKTLHPKVHGGLLGVVSNPEHKKKMEELKIPKIDLVVVNLYPFVQTVSKPGVQLDEAIENIDIGGPSMIRSASKNYRHTVVVTDPNDYKTVEESMKMNDGSVDADTSFLLMRKAFSHTALYDTAISSWFNKLAGEKFPDILNLSFTKKQKLRYGENPHQSAAFYEPLFSKSEFSPLQGKELSFNNMLDFDAAFHISALLPNNTVCIIKHLNPCGIAYADDILEAFRLAKRTDPISAFGGIIGIKGTVTGELAVLIGETFVEGVIAQKFDPAALEYFSKKPNVRLIEIANFQEALDEMDLRPIHHGMLLQDRDYATITEKDLKVVSKKQPTEEDIRGLMFAWSTVKFIKSNAIVYTEENATLGIGAGQMSRVDSVQLGASKALNVGLSVVGSYVASDAFFPFRDGIDAIAKVGAKAIIQPGGSIRDEEVIKAADEHGLIMVFTGMRHFRH; translated from the coding sequence ATGATCAAAATCACCCGCGCCCTCGTTTCAGTTAGCGATAAGACAGGTCTTATCGGCTTTGCCAAGTATCTGGAATCCAAAGGAGTGGAAATCATTTCCACCGGCGGAACTCTAAAGACCCTCACAGAAAACGGGATCAAAGCAATCGCAATCGACGACTACACCGGCTTTCCGGAAATCCTGGACGGAAGAGTGAAAACTCTCCATCCAAAGGTTCACGGCGGGCTCTTGGGTGTGGTCTCTAATCCGGAACACAAGAAGAAGATGGAGGAACTGAAGATCCCTAAGATCGATCTAGTCGTTGTGAATCTCTATCCTTTCGTCCAAACCGTTTCCAAACCTGGAGTTCAATTGGACGAGGCGATCGAGAATATCGATATTGGCGGACCTTCCATGATCCGTTCCGCTTCCAAGAACTACAGACATACAGTCGTAGTTACCGATCCGAACGACTACAAAACTGTCGAAGAATCCATGAAGATGAACGATGGGTCCGTAGACGCGGATACATCCTTCCTTCTTATGAGAAAGGCATTCTCCCATACTGCACTTTATGATACGGCAATCTCTTCCTGGTTCAATAAGCTTGCCGGGGAGAAGTTTCCGGACATCCTAAATCTTTCCTTTACCAAGAAGCAAAAGCTGCGCTATGGAGAAAACCCTCACCAAAGTGCCGCTTTCTACGAGCCTCTTTTCTCCAAGAGCGAATTCTCTCCTCTCCAAGGAAAAGAATTATCTTTTAATAATATGTTGGATTTCGATGCGGCCTTCCATATCTCCGCTCTTCTTCCGAACAATACTGTTTGTATCATCAAGCACCTGAATCCTTGCGGGATCGCCTATGCGGACGATATTCTGGAAGCGTTCCGTCTGGCCAAAAGAACGGATCCTATTTCGGCATTCGGAGGTATCATCGGGATCAAGGGAACGGTAACCGGCGAACTCGCTGTTCTGATCGGAGAGACATTCGTAGAAGGAGTGATCGCACAGAAATTCGATCCTGCCGCTCTGGAATATTTCTCTAAGAAACCGAATGTGCGTTTGATCGAGATCGCAAATTTCCAAGAAGCCCTGGATGAAATGGATCTAAGACCGATCCATCATGGAATGCTTCTGCAGGATAGAGACTATGCAACGATCACGGAAAAAGACCTGAAAGTGGTTTCTAAGAAACAACCGACGGAAGAAGATATTCGTGGTCTCATGTTTGCTTGGTCTACTGTGAAGTTCATCAAGTCGAATGCGATCGTATATACCGAAGAGAATGCGACTCTCGGGATCGGGGCCGGACAAATGTCCAGAGTGGATTCAGTGCAGTTAGGCGCAAGCAAGGCTCTGAATGTGGGATTGTCCGTCGTAGGCTCCTATGTGGCAAGCGACGCCTTCTTTCCTTTTAGGGACGGGATCGATGCGATCGCAAAAGTAGGCGCTAAGGCGATCATTCAACCTGGCGGCTCGATCCGAGACGAGGAAGTGATCAAGGCAGCAGACGAGCATGGACTGATCATGGTGTTCACCGGAATGAGGCATTTTAGACACTGA
- a CDS encoding PaaI family thioesterase, translated as MSVQTSDWEAHFRALEKMYKSAPVNQFFLPELSIPQKGEAIVTIQIREDFFHAAGATHGAVYFKAADDAAFFAANSVVKDSFVLTSNFFLNLLRPIKSGTMTAKGRVVQNAANLIIAESFLFDDRGREIGRGNGSFAKTKIFLSKEMGYDPDRKRKA; from the coding sequence ATGTCTGTGCAAACTTCGGATTGGGAAGCTCATTTTCGTGCTTTGGAAAAGATGTACAAAAGCGCCCCTGTGAATCAGTTCTTTTTACCTGAATTGTCTATTCCGCAAAAAGGAGAGGCAATCGTTACGATTCAGATCAGAGAAGATTTCTTTCATGCGGCGGGAGCCACTCATGGAGCGGTTTATTTTAAGGCTGCCGATGACGCGGCCTTCTTCGCCGCGAATTCGGTCGTAAAAGATAGTTTTGTACTGACTTCTAATTTTTTTCTAAATTTGCTTAGACCAATTAAGTCTGGGACAATGACTGCCAAAGGAAGAGTAGTTCAGAATGCGGCTAACCTCATCATTGCGGAGAGCTTTCTCTTTGATGATCGAGGAAGGGAAATTGGAAGAGGCAATGGTAGTTTTGCAAAGACAAAGATCTTTCTTTCCAAAGAGATGGGGTACGATCCAGATCGAAAAAGAAAGGCTTAA
- a CDS encoding DUF1574 domain-containing protein, with amino-acid sequence MKKKFIYIPFLFLLLVFFADKIFTLDFFQTSFYQEGNPVYYAQRKHLFQRMRSDSSLGKKELALAFGDSRAYPYSSKTLPSDIAENWTVYNFSGPQAVPAYGFYWFQKILEAGIKPKVVFYVISPEGFDDSKGLLYDPFLRLGADDPFIAKYWGRFSTGDRFDIIKQKLFSIRKVKPGFKLFWNRLTSDKLNLYSPESNHENLILELGNGEQLAYASASNNPSKLEKDALRLKSLYLSGFELGETEFFFVEEFLKLSKENGIKTYLIWPKVYPGYRVGYYELGLEKTWWPRIQELAMKYGASAADMNTLSACDTYYDASHQSVLCILEQSKILMDDFYGRKKLP; translated from the coding sequence ATGAAAAAGAAATTTATCTATATTCCTTTTCTCTTCCTTCTACTCGTATTCTTCGCGGATAAGATCTTTACTTTGGACTTCTTCCAAACTTCTTTTTATCAAGAAGGAAATCCCGTATATTACGCGCAGCGAAAACATCTTTTTCAAAGAATGCGATCGGATTCTTCTCTTGGCAAAAAAGAATTGGCTTTAGCTTTTGGGGATTCTCGAGCCTATCCATATTCTTCCAAGACACTTCCTTCCGATATTGCGGAGAATTGGACCGTTTACAATTTCTCAGGACCCCAAGCAGTTCCTGCGTATGGATTCTATTGGTTCCAAAAGATCCTGGAAGCTGGGATCAAACCGAAGGTAGTTTTCTATGTGATCAGCCCGGAAGGTTTCGACGATTCCAAGGGACTTCTCTACGATCCTTTCCTTCGATTAGGGGCGGATGATCCGTTTATTGCGAAGTACTGGGGAAGGTTCTCCACGGGGGATCGTTTTGATATTATTAAGCAGAAGCTATTTAGTATTCGAAAGGTAAAACCCGGATTCAAGCTCTTTTGGAATCGTTTGACTTCCGATAAATTGAATTTGTATTCCCCCGAATCAAATCATGAAAATCTAATTTTAGAGTTAGGGAATGGAGAACAGCTAGCCTATGCAAGCGCTAGCAACAATCCTTCTAAATTGGAAAAGGACGCTCTAAGACTCAAAAGCCTGTATCTATCCGGATTTGAATTGGGGGAAACAGAGTTCTTCTTCGTAGAGGAATTCTTGAAGCTGTCCAAGGAAAATGGGATCAAGACCTATCTCATCTGGCCCAAGGTGTATCCTGGCTATAGAGTGGGCTATTACGAGTTAGGTTTAGAAAAGACCTGGTGGCCTAGGATCCAAGAGCTTGCCATGAAATACGGAGCCTCCGCCGCAGACATGAATACTCTCAGTGCTTGTGACACCTATTATGATGCGTCTCACCAAAGCGTTCTATGTATATTAGAACAATCTAAAATATTGATGGATGATTTCTACGGAAGGAAGAAGCTTCCCTGA
- the lipA gene encoding lipoyl synthase: protein MNPLKKKPRSTGYQPAPEKPDWLKVRLPFREKDNSVSTVRSSVEQGKLNTVCESASCPNLNHCWSRRTATYMLAGDICTRRCSYCDVAFGKPFALDPEEPLRVAESAKSLDLQHIVITSVNRDDLTDGAAFHYKQTIELIRERLPDCKIEILVPDFKEKEESLEIIYSAKPDIFNHNLETVERLFPTVAPAKKYDRSLNVLEHASKRGFLTKSGLILGLGETLEEVRQTLKDLRSCGVQMVTLGQYLQPTPTHLPVHEYIHPDIFKELKEYGKAIGFRTVFSGPLVRSSYHADEQTPWYGN, encoded by the coding sequence GTGAATCCACTCAAGAAAAAGCCCAGATCAACCGGTTACCAACCTGCTCCTGAAAAACCGGATTGGCTCAAGGTCCGTCTTCCTTTCCGGGAGAAAGACAACTCTGTCTCCACAGTCCGAAGCTCGGTAGAACAGGGAAAACTGAACACGGTCTGTGAAAGTGCTTCTTGTCCCAACTTAAATCATTGTTGGTCTCGAAGGACCGCAACCTATATGCTAGCGGGGGATATTTGCACCAGACGTTGTTCCTATTGCGATGTCGCTTTTGGAAAACCTTTTGCCTTAGATCCCGAGGAACCTCTGCGAGTGGCGGAGTCTGCGAAGTCCTTGGATTTGCAGCATATAGTCATTACTTCCGTAAACAGGGACGATCTTACGGATGGTGCCGCGTTTCATTATAAACAAACCATAGAGCTGATCCGTGAACGACTCCCGGACTGTAAAATTGAGATCCTGGTTCCCGACTTTAAGGAGAAGGAGGAAAGTCTAGAGATCATTTATTCCGCTAAACCGGACATCTTCAATCATAACCTGGAGACCGTAGAGAGATTGTTCCCTACAGTGGCTCCTGCCAAGAAGTATGATCGTTCCTTGAATGTTTTGGAACATGCATCAAAACGAGGTTTCTTAACGAAAAGCGGTTTGATCTTAGGACTCGGAGAGACTCTGGAAGAAGTCAGACAAACCCTGAAAGATCTCCGAAGCTGCGGAGTGCAGATGGTAACTCTCGGTCAATACCTACAACCGACTCCGACTCATCTTCCAGTCCACGAGTACATTCATCCGGATATTTTCAAAGAACTGAAAGAATACGGAAAGGCAATTGGATTCAGGACAGTATTCTCGGGTCCCTTGGTCAGAAGTTCTTATCACGCGGATGAGCAAACTCCGTGGTACGGAAATTAA
- a CDS encoding pseudouridine synthase has translation MERKNGENGSGIRINRYLADCGFGSRRKTEELILSGKVKVNGVVETSLSVRISSQDRVMVGNKQAIPPEKNVFLALNKPKGYLCSHGDKFHSNTIFELLPSKFKQLAIAGRLDLDSRGLLLLSDDGSLIQEITHPSEGSEKEYSVSLDSEIPFEKVRERFLKGFMDEGEFLKAEKVFSQDRKQESDSFRVVLKQGRKRQIRRMFAALGARVTDLQRIRIGKLTLEKLNIGEGKFVLLDPKAWRP, from the coding sequence GTGGAACGGAAGAATGGTGAGAACGGATCCGGAATCCGGATCAATCGCTATCTGGCAGACTGTGGTTTCGGTTCCCGTAGAAAGACAGAGGAACTGATCCTCTCAGGAAAGGTCAAGGTGAACGGGGTGGTGGAGACTAGCTTAAGTGTCCGGATCTCCTCTCAAGATCGTGTCATGGTAGGGAATAAGCAGGCAATCCCGCCCGAAAAGAATGTATTTCTAGCACTGAATAAGCCAAAGGGATATCTCTGTTCTCACGGGGACAAATTCCATTCTAATACGATCTTCGAACTTCTTCCTAGTAAATTCAAACAGCTTGCGATCGCAGGCCGATTGGACTTGGACTCGAGGGGACTCCTCCTTCTTTCCGATGATGGGAGCCTGATCCAGGAGATCACTCATCCGTCGGAGGGTTCCGAAAAGGAATACAGTGTTTCTCTCGACTCGGAGATCCCCTTTGAAAAAGTAAGGGAACGTTTTCTGAAAGGATTTATGGATGAGGGAGAATTCCTAAAAGCGGAGAAGGTCTTTTCCCAAGATAGGAAACAGGAATCCGATTCTTTTCGTGTGGTCCTAAAACAGGGAAGAAAGCGCCAGATCAGAAGAATGTTCGCCGCACTCGGCGCAAGGGTCACCGACCTGCAAAGAATACGCATCGGCAAACTTACATTAGAAAAATTAAATATTGGGGAAGGTAAATTCGTTTTGCTGGACCCTAAAGCTTGGAGACCATGA
- a CDS encoding lipoprotein LipL45 → MNKIISVASAVLMVGLLNAGACKKPAENADSANAKQNQPSAIVVFSVGEARIQHADLTEDKASLGTALKEGDKIQTKANAKVDIQFGDGSAVRIAENSSLEFATLALNTQGNTDTRLSLVSGKVFAKVNKATKDDQFSVITPTAIAGVRGTSFVVDRTKSDRSVVKVLEGSVAVSPRVRALEGLSAEQISSNAEVRKIKESLDKSEIVLEKDESSIVKASDKTFGEKEVAKLNASLEKDIPKAVTKITGSGVSKTEEQEIRTIVTLDKTTTDKLAKLNVDPKTGKIDEKTAAENESEKKKIEEELAKRQADELKRFKNVLVSAPKNLKTKQDLVNYYEKLEKIVLVNKTTMIGAIVDQQGSTMIVHTEDGIKKINQDEVQEVIYDFQTKSDN, encoded by the coding sequence ATGAATAAGATCATTTCCGTTGCATCGGCCGTCCTAATGGTCGGTCTGTTGAATGCCGGAGCTTGTAAAAAGCCTGCGGAGAACGCGGATTCCGCGAACGCAAAACAGAACCAACCATCGGCCATCGTAGTTTTTAGCGTAGGGGAAGCAAGAATCCAACACGCAGACTTAACCGAAGACAAAGCAAGTTTAGGAACCGCTTTGAAAGAAGGGGATAAGATTCAAACCAAGGCAAATGCTAAGGTGGATATCCAATTCGGCGACGGTTCCGCAGTGCGTATCGCAGAGAACTCTAGCCTAGAATTCGCTACCCTGGCTTTGAATACCCAAGGCAATACCGACACAAGATTGTCTTTAGTATCCGGTAAGGTCTTCGCTAAAGTAAATAAGGCGACCAAAGACGACCAATTTTCCGTTATTACTCCAACCGCAATCGCTGGTGTTCGCGGAACTTCCTTCGTAGTAGATCGCACTAAGAGCGACAGATCCGTCGTAAAAGTGCTCGAAGGTTCCGTAGCGGTTTCTCCAAGAGTTCGTGCTCTGGAAGGATTGTCTGCAGAACAAATTTCGTCTAACGCTGAAGTAAGAAAGATTAAGGAATCCCTTGATAAGTCGGAGATCGTTCTTGAGAAAGACGAATCTTCTATCGTAAAAGCTTCCGATAAGACTTTCGGCGAGAAAGAAGTTGCTAAACTCAATGCTTCTCTTGAGAAAGATATTCCTAAAGCGGTTACCAAAATTACCGGTTCTGGAGTTTCTAAAACAGAAGAGCAAGAGATCAGAACCATCGTCACTCTGGACAAAACGACTACCGACAAGTTAGCTAAACTGAACGTAGATCCTAAAACCGGAAAGATCGACGAGAAGACTGCCGCAGAAAACGAATCTGAGAAAAAGAAAATCGAAGAAGAGTTAGCTAAGCGTCAGGCTGACGAGCTGAAACGTTTCAAAAACGTTCTGGTTTCCGCTCCTAAAAATCTTAAGACCAAACAAGATCTCGTAAACTACTACGAAAAACTTGAAAAGATCGTACTCGTGAACAAAACTACCATGATCGGCGCGATTGTTGATCAACAAGGTAGCACGATGATCGTTCACACCGAAGACGGTATTAAGAAAATTAACCAAGACGAAGTACAAGAAGTCATCTACGACTTCCAAACTAAGTCAGATAACTAA